GGAACCGGCCGGTGCGGTCCACCTCGTCGGCGAGCGGCCGCACGGTCTCGCGCAGCACCGTCTCGAACATCGCGTTCAGCGCGGACGGCGGCGGGGCCTCGGTGGATGTGGGCATGCGAACTCCTTCACCGCGGTGGGGGAAATGTCCGGTTGGACGGGTGACGGCCCAGCCAAGCAGCCGCGCCGCCGTGTCCCCGGGAGCGCGCGCCGCCCACGCGAAAGAATGATGATCGCTTCCGTCACGGACCAGTTCGGTCCCGCGTCCGCCGCGTCGCCGCGACCGGCTCGGCCCCGCGTCCCGTCCGCCGGGGAACGGTTCAGCCCCGCGCCAGCAGCGACCGTACGGCCGTGTGCAGTTCGGCGGGCGTGGTGCCGCCGACCGTCCGTACGATGCCGTCCGCGTCGACGAGGACATTGGTCGGTACGCCGCGGATGCCGAGGCGGTCGGCGTACTCGCCCGTGCCGTCCAGGAGCACGGTCGCGCCGATGTCCCAGATCGCGGCGAAGTTCGCGGCCTCCTCGCGCGGATCGGTGTTCTCCCACACGTTGATCATGATCACTTCCAGCCCGGACCGGGCCGTACGGCGGCGCAGTCCCTCGAGGACCGGCGCCTCCGCGTTGCACGGGCCTCACCAGCTCGCGAAGAAGTTGATCACGTACTTCTTCTCGGCCCACTCCCGGGAGGTACGGAGCCGGCCGCCGCGCAGGTCCGGCAGCGCGAAGCCGGGCAGCGGCCTGCCCACCAAGGGGTGCACGAGCGGCCGTACCGGGCCGGGGAGCGCGGGCCGGTGGACGAAGGTCAGTGTCCCGCTGCCCGCGTTGGTCACCAGGAGGGTGTCGGTGACGGGGTCCAGCGCGCAGTCGCCGGGGGCGTTGCCCACCGTGATGCGGTGCGTCTCCCGGCCGGCCGCGGTGTCCAGGACGCTGACGGTGCCGGCCCCCCGGTTGCAGACGTAGAGCCGGCCGCCGGCGGGGTCCGCGCACATGCCGACCGGGGCCCGCTCCACCGGTATCTCGTCGCGCACGGTGCCGCCGTCGAGGTCGAGGGGGACCCTGCTGATCGTGCCGTGCAGGGAACTGGCCACGTACAGCTGCCCGGCGGCCGGGTCGGCCACGACCTTGCAGGGGCCCTCGCGCACCGCGACGGTCCTCAGCGGGCGCAGGGTGACGGTGTCGAAGACGGTCACCGAGCCCGCCATGAAGTTGGCGCAGTACCCGCGCCCGCGCCCCGCGTCGACGGCGATGCTGCCCGCGCCCAGCTCGGCGGGTACCGTTCCCACCACCTCCAGACGGTCCGCGTCGATCGCGGTCACCGTGCCGTCGGCGGTGTTGCCCGCGTACACCCGGCGCGCGGCCGGATCATGGCCCAGTCCGGCGGGATAGCTGCCGACGGCGATCCGGGCGAGGCGGGCCCCGGTGCCGGCGTCGAGCACGGTCACCGTGTCGGAGCGGGCGTCCGCCGAGAACAGCCGCCGGGTCGGCAGGTCCAGGACGACCGGGATCGGCTCCCGGCCGACCGGGGCCCGCCATACCGGGGCGGCCCGGTCGAGGTCGAGTGCCACGACCGCGTTGCCGCGCGAGCAGGCCACGAAGGCGCGCCGCCGCTCGGGGTCGACGACGACCGCCTCCGGTCCCTTGCCGACGGGGCAGTGGCCGCGCACGCGGTGCGAGAGATCGACCGAGCAGGCGGGGCCCCGCGCCGTC
The DNA window shown above is from Streptomyces sp. NBC_00670 and carries:
- a CDS encoding SMP-30/gluconolactonase/LRE family protein; translated protein: MDQRDMTARGPACSVDLSHRVRGHCPVGKGPEAVVVDPERRRAFVACSRGNAVVALDLDRAAPVWRAPVGREPIPVVLDLPTRRLFSADARSDTVTVLDAGTGARLARIAVGSYPAGLGHDPAARRVYAGNTADGTVTAIDADRLEVVGTVPAELGAGSIAVDAGRGRGYCANFMAGSVTVFDTVTLRPLRTVAVREGPCKVVADPAAGQLYVASSLHGTISRVPLDLDGGTVRDEIPVERAPVGMCADPAGGRLYVCNRGAGTVSVLDTAAGRETHRITVGNAPGDCALDPVTDTLLVTNAGSGTLTFVHRPALPGPVRPLVHPLVGRPLPGFALPDLRGGRLRTSREWAEKKYVINFFASW